One window from the genome of Maylandia zebra isolate NMK-2024a linkage group LG18, Mzebra_GT3a, whole genome shotgun sequence encodes:
- the LOC106674511 gene encoding transferrin receptor protein 1, which produces MDQARSAISQIFNNEPHSYTRFNLPDNMEGDTSQVEMIQSSDMNEEVGENGDEGHLSHKSNRQPHVAQNFECTTKSLCFMAATIVFTFVIGYLTGYLVHKNKDLNCSCAPSEDDITHKTGAVPFMDWDDVRKLLGDKLNTSNLEIALSQLTSSNHRAGSPGDEDLGNKVIKKFKEYGMKTWTDEYFVKVQDPPASGYNRIVFKNGSEERPTGFLSYSASGTARGAVLYAHYGQEDDFKQLKNMNINMNNRVMLVRAGRISFAEKVANAAKVNASAVLIYPDPADYPIGNDTSLFGHVHMGSGDPYTPGFPSFNHTQFPPVQSSGLPHILAQTITTGMGTKILRQLGGRTQPNGWEGINRLGDESDVITVEVNNVLTEKRINNVFGVIKGFVDADRYVVIGAQRDAWGPGFAASTVGTSILVELVRSISDMVENDGFKPRRSMVFASWSAGEYGSVGATEWLEGYLSSLSMKAVAYINLDGIVTGQNGFKVAASPLLHSLVQNALKEVNYDKDKSLLSQFGKNNWESAILEPLRMDSAAYPFLAFSGIPSVAFRFHSGSSDYPHFGTNLDTRENLNSVTASQVPQLAVRAGQFAGHIALRLVHDHLLQMDLKKYNQLIRSHVVQINGKVKAVQRLQPQLLPKTLTGQWLVMASGSYNRVSNILTADIQNSDLENVEMCRMINDRIMTVERNFLSPYVSPIDSPFRHILLGSGPHTLKPLSSHLDALKSASPEANAELFRNKLAQATWTIQACANSLAGDIWSLDNEF; this is translated from the exons ATGGACCAAGCAAGATCAGCGATATCCCAAATT tTTAACAATGAACCACACTCCTACACACGATTCAACTTGCCTGATAATATGGAAGGTGACACCAGCCAGGTGGAGATGATACAGTCGTCTGACATGAATGAGGAGGTTGGGGAGAATGGCGACGAAGGCCACCTTAGTCACAAGTCAAACCGCCAACCACACGTGGCTCAAAACTTTGAATGTACAACCAAGAGCCTCTGCTTCATGGCAGCTACCATCGTCTTCACATTTGTCATTG GCTATTTGACTGGCTACCTGGTTCATAAGAATAAGGATCTGAACTGCTCCTGTGCACCTTCTGAAGATGATATTACCCATAAGACTGGTGCTGTCCCTTTCATGGACTGGGATGATGTGAGAAAACTGCTTGGTGATAAACTAAATACATCCAACTTAGAGATTGCACTAAG TCAGCTGACCAGTAGCAACCACCGGGCTGGTTCTCCTGGTGATGAAGATCTGGGGAACAAGGTGATAAAAAAGTTTAAGGAGTACGGCATGAAGACCTGGACTGATGAGTACTTTGTCAAGGTTCAGGACCCCCCAGCATCTGGATACAACAGAATAGTTTTCAAGAACGGATCAGAGGAACGTCCAACGGGTTTCCTGTCCTACAGCGCCAGTGGAACAGCAAGG GGTGCAGTGCTGTATGCCCATTATGGACAGGAAGATGACTTCAAACAGCTGAAGAACATGAACATCAACATGAATAACAGGGTGATGCTGGTCAGAGCTGGAAGGATCAGCTTTGCTGAGAAG GTAGCCAATGCAGCCAAAGTGAACGCTTCTGCTGTGCTGATCTACCCAGACCCTGCTGATTACCCTATTGGAAATGATACTTCACTCTTTGGACAT GTCCACATGGGCTCTGGGGATCCCTACACCCCAGGCTTCCCCTCCTTCAACCACACCCAGTTTCCACCTGTGCAGTCTTCAGGCCTGCCACATATTTTGGCTCAGACTATCACAACAGGCATGGGAACCAAAATTCTGAG GCAGCTCGGGGGTAGAACTCAGCCAAATGGTTGGGAGGGCATCAATAGACTCGGAGATGAGAGCGATGTTATTACTGTGGAAGTCAACAATGTCCTTACTGAGAAAAGGATAAATAATGTCTTTGGGGTCATCAAAGGCTTTGTGGATGCAG ATCGATACGTGGTCATTGGGGCCCAGAGGGATGCGTGGGGCCCGGGCTTTGCAGCATCAACCGTGGGCACCAGCATCCTCGTAGAGCTGGTGCGTTCCATCTCTGACATGGTGGAGAACG atggattcaaacccaggaggAGCATGGTGTTTGCCAGTTGGAGTGCAGGAGAGTATGGGAGTGTTGGCGCCACCGAGTGGTTGGAG GGTTATCTGTCCTCTCTGAGCATGAAAGCAGTCGCCTACATCAACCTGGACGGCATTGTGACAG GTCAGAATGGGTTTAAAGTAGCAGCCAGCCCGTTGCTGCACAGCCTGGTCCAAAACGCTCTGAAAGAG GTGAACTATGACAAGGACaagtctcttctttctcagTTTGGAAAGAACAACTGGGAGTCTGCTAT tcTGGAGCCTCTGAGGATGGACAGTGCTGCGTATCCTTTCCTCGCCTTCTCCGGCATTCCCTCAGTCGCTTTCAGATTCCACTCTGGAAGTTCA GACTACCCGCACTTTGGCACAAACCTGGACACCCGAGAAAACCTGAACTCTGTCACAGCCAGCCAGGTTcctcagctggctgtgagaGCGGGCCAGTTTGCAGGTCACATAGCACTGAGGCTGGTCCATGAccacctgctgcagatggaCCTGAAGAAGTACAACCAGCTCATACGCAGCCACGTGGTTCAGATTAATGGGAAGGTCAAGGCTGTTCAGAGG TTGCAGCCCCAGCTgttgcccaagaccctgactgggCAGTGGTTGGTCATGGCCTCTGGCTCCTACAACCGTGTCTCTAACATATTGACAGCTGACATCCAAAACAGCGACCTGGAAAACGTGGAGATGTGCCGCATGATCAATGACCGCATCATGACG GTGGAAAGGAACTTCCTGTCACCCTACGTTTCTCCGATAGACAGCCCCTTTCGCCACATCCTGCTGGGCTCCGGCCCCCACACCCTCAAACCTCTGTCCAGCCACCTCGACGCTCTGAAGTCTGCCAGCCCAGAGGCCAACGCTGAGCTGTTCCGCAACAAGCTTGCCCAGGCGACCTGGACCATTCAGGCCTGTGCCAACTCCCTAGCAGGGGACATCTGGTCTCTGGATAATGAATTCTAG